One Zonotrichia albicollis isolate bZonAlb1 chromosome 25, bZonAlb1.hap1, whole genome shotgun sequence genomic window carries:
- the EMC1 gene encoding ER membrane protein complex subunit 1 has product MAAALQPVLLLLPFLLLLPLAAAVYEDQVGKFDWRQQYVGKLKFASLEASQGSKKLVVATEENVVAALNSRSGEILWRHVDKGTPEGAIDAMLIHGQDAITVSNAGRILRSWETNIGGLNWETSLDTGSFQGAALVGLPEAVKYVAVLKKAALSLHYLSNGHQKWVEHLPESESTQYELLYSRGTGVIHVVGIVPQSHLSLLTFSVEDGEITRQVRVAAPWLGALQGPCAVVGEAVLVCVDTATRSLHVCALDTEQDMRSIPLQSLELEFADDFQARILATQPSVSGASRTQFFLQLSPSHFSLLQYKQGLLSHLRDFQQAALASFATTGEKTVAAVLTCRNELKPGLSDGLQAGSTLEDARRQDSLTCSNQTYNINLYLVETGQRLLDTTITFSLEQGGAKPQQLYIQVFLKKDDSVGYRALVQTEDHMLMFLQQPGKVVWSREESLAEVVSLEMVDLPLTGAQAELEGEFGKKADGLLGMFLKRLSSQLILLQAWTAHLWKMFYDARKPRSQIKNEINIDNLARDEFNLQKMMVMVTASGKLFGIESSSGTILWKQYLRNVRPGSSFKLMVQRTTAHFPHPPQCTLLVKDKETKMSFLYVFNPIFGKRSQVAPPVLKRPILQTLLLPIMDQDYAKVLLLIDDEYKVTPFPATKNVLRQLEEIAHSIYFYLVDAEQGKLSGFRLKKDLSTEESWEVAIPTEVQRIVAVKGKRSNEHVHSQGRVMGDRSVLYKSLNPNLLAVVTESTDTHHERTFIGIYLMDGVTGRIIHSSVQKKAKGPVHMVHSENWVVYQYWNTKARRNEFTVLELYEGTEQYNATAFSSLDRPILPQVLQQSYIFPSAISAMEATITERGITSRHLLVGLPSGAILSLPKALLDPRRPEIPTEQSREENLIPYSPDVQIHAERFINYNQTISRMRGIYTAPSGLESTCLVVAYGLDIFQTRVYPSKQFDVLKDDYDYVLISSVLFGLVFATMITKRLAQVKLLNRAWR; this is encoded by the exons ATGGCGGCGGCGCTGCAGCCCGTCCTGCTCCTCTTacctttcctgctcctgctgcccttggCCGCCGCCGTCTATGAGGACCAAGTGGGCAAGTTCGACTG GAGGCAGCAGTACGTGGGGAAGCTCAAGTTCGCCTCCTTGGAGGCCTCGCAGGGCTCGAAGAAGCTCGTTGTGGCTACGGAGGAGAACGTGGTGGCCGCCCTGAACTCGCGGAGCGGCGAAATCT TGTGGCGCCATGTGGACAAGGGCACTCCGGAAGGAGCCATCGATGCCATGCTGATCCACGGGCAGG aTGCCATCACCGTGTCCAACGCTGGGCGGATTCTGCGCTCCTGGGAGACCAACATCGGGGGCTTGAACTGGGAAACCTCCCTGGACACGGGCAG tttCCAGGGGGCTGCCCTGGTGGGGCTCCCTGAGGCAGTGAAGTACGTGGCAGTGCTGAAGaaggcagccctgtccctgcactacCTGTCCAACGGGCACCAGAAGTGGGTGGAACACCTGCCTGAAAG TGAGAGCACTCAGTACGAGCTGCTGTACTCCCGTGGCACTGGAGTGATCCACGTGGTTGGCATCGTCCCCCAGAGCCACCTGAGCCTGCTGACCTTCAGTGTGGAGGATGGGGAAATCACCAGACAG GTGAGGGTGGCAGCCCCGtggctgggggctctgcagggcccctgtgccgtggtgggGGAGGCTGTGCTGGTGTGTGTGGACACAGCCACACGTTCCCTGCACGTCTGTGCCCTGGACACGGAGCAGGACATGAGGAGCATCCCCCTGCAG TCCCTGGAGCTGGAGTTTGCAGATGACTTCCAGGCCAGGATCTTGGCCACTCAGCCCAGTGTGAGCGGCGCCTCACGGACTcagttcttcctgcagctgtccCCAAGCCACTTCTCCCTGCTGCAGTACAagcaggggctgctcagccaCCTCCGGGACTTCCAGCAG gcaGCTCTAGCGAGTTTTGCAACGACTGGGGAGaagacagtggctgctgtgctgacaTGTAGGAATGAACTG AAACCTGGACTCTCTGATGGCCTCCAAGCTGGCAGCACTCTGGAGGATGCCCGCAGGCAG GATTCCTTAACCTGCTCCAATCAAACCTACAACATAAACCTCTACCTGGTTGAGACTGGGCAAAGATTGTTGGACACCACAATCACCTTCAGCCTGGAGCAAGGAGGGGCCAAGCCAcagcag CTGTACATCCAAGTTTTCCTGAAGAAGGATGACTCCGTGGGCTATCGAGCCTTGGTGCAGACTGAGGACCACATGCTCATGTTCCTCCAGCAGCCAG GAAAAGTTGTGTGGAGTAGAGAGGAGTCACTGGCAGAGGTGGTGAGCTTGGAGATGGTGGATCTGCCTCTGACaggagcacaggctgagctggagggagaatttggaaaaaaagcag atGGCTTGCTGGGAATGTTCCTGAAAAGACTCTCATCCCAGCTCATCCTGCTGCAAGCCTGGACTGCCCATCTCTGGAAGATGTTCTACGATGCCAGGAAGCCCCGGAGCCAGATTAAAAACGAGATTAACATTGACAATTTGGCCAGAGACGAGTTCAACCTCCAGAAGATGATGGTGATGGTCACTGCCTCGGGCAAG CTTTTTGGCATTGAGAGCAGTTCTGGCACCATCCTGTGGAAGCAATACCTGAGGAATGTGAGACCAGGCTCCTCCTTCAAGCTGATGGTGCAGAGAACAACAGCCCATTTCCCCCACCCTCCACAGTGCACTCTGCTTGTCAAGGACAAG GAAACCAAGATGAGTTTTCTGTACGTCTTTAACCCCATCTTTGGCAAGAGAAGCCAGGTAGCTCCTCCTGTTCTGAAACGTCCCATCCTCCAGACTTTGCTTCTGCCCATTATGGATCAAGACTATGccaaagtgctgctgctgattGATGATGAGTACAAG gttACACCTTTCCCAGCCACTAAAAACGTCCTTCGCCAGCTGGAAGAAATAGCCCATTCCATCTATTTTTACCTAGTTGATGCTGAGCAAGGAAAACTCTCTGGATTCAGGCTGAAAAAG GACCTGAGCACAGAGGAGAGCTGGGAGGTGGCCATCCCCACGGAGGTGCAGAGGATTGTGGCTGTCAAGGGGAAGAGGTCCAACGAGCACGTGCACTCCCAGGGCCGCGTGATGGGCGACCGCAGCGTCCTCTACAAG TCCCTGAACCCCAACCTGCTGGCCGTGGTGACCGAGAGCACGGACACGCACCACGAGCGCACCTTCATCGGGATCTACCTCATGGACGGGGTCACGGGCAGGATCATCCACTCCTCCGTGCAGAAAAAGGCCAAGGGGCCCGTGCACATGGTGCACTCTGAGAACTGGGTGGTG TACCAGTACTGGAACACCAAGGCCCGGCGCAACGAGTTCACGGTGCTGGAGCTCTACGAGGGCACAGAGCAGTACAATGCCACAGCCTTCAGCTCCCTGGACCGCCCCATCCTGCCCCAGGTGCTGCAGCAATCCTACATTTTCCCCTCTGCCATCAGTGCCATGGAGGCCACCATCACTGAGAGGGGCATCACCAGCCGCCACCTGCTCG TTGGGCTTCCCTCTGGGGCCATCCTGTCCCTTCCCAAGGCCCTGCTGGACCCTCGGCGCCCGGAGATCCCCACGGAGCAGAGCAG GGAGGAGAACCTGATCCCCTACTCACCAGACGTGCAGATCCACGCTGAGAGGTTCATCAACTACAACCAGACCATCTCCAGGATGAGGGGCATttacacagccccctctggccTCGAGTCCACCTGCTTG GTTGTGGCCTATGGGCTGGACATCTTCCAGACCCGGGTGTACCCCTCCAAGCAGTTTGATGTGCTCAAGGATGACTATGACTACGTGCTCATCAGCAGTGTCCTCTTTGGGCTGGTCTTTGCCACCATGATCACCAAGAGACTGGCCCAGGTGAAGCTGCTCAACAGGGCCTGGCGCTGA
- the MRTO4 gene encoding mRNA turnover protein 4 homolog yields the protein MPKSKRDRKVSLTRTPRKGLEAKQALIAELRRCVDTYKYIFVFSVANMRNNKLKDVRNAWKHSRIFFGKNKVMMVALGREPSSEYKENLHKVSKHLRGEVGLLFTNRTRDEVDEWFSRFRELDFARAGNKAPYGVSLDTGPLEQFPHSMEPQLRQLGLPTALKKGVVTLLSDYEVCKEGDVLTPEQARVLKLFGYEMAEFKVTMKFLWNSETGDFQKLVGDAAEEEEEEDDDDDDSNED from the exons ATGCCCAAGTCCAAGCGGGACCGCAAAG TGTCCCTGACGCGGACGCCCCGCAAGGGGCTGGAAGCCAAGCAGGCGCTGATCGCCGAG CTGCGGCGCTGTGTGGACACCTACAAGTACATCTTCGTGTTCTCGGTGGCCAACATGAGGAACAACAAGCTGAAGGATGTGCGGAACGCCTGGAAGCACAGCAG GATCTTCTTCGGGAAGAACAAGGTGATGATGGTGGCGCTGGGCCGGGAGCCGAGCAGCGAGTACAAGGAGAACCTGCACAAG GTCAGCAAACACCTCAGAGGGGAGGTGGGGCTGCTCTTCACCAACCGCACCAGGGACGAGGTGGATGA GTGGTTCTCCAGGTTCCGGGAGCTGGACTTTGCCCGTGCTGGGAACAAGGCTCCCTACGGGGTCAGCCTGGACACGGGGCCCCTGGAGCAGTTCCCCCACTCCATGGAGCCGCAGCTgcggcagctggggctgcccacgGCGCTGAAGAAAG GAGTGGTGACGCTGCTGTCGGATTACGAAGTGTGCAAGGAAGGAGATGTTCTCACCCCAGAACAGGCCCGAGTGCTG AAACTCTTTGGCTACGAGATGGCAGAATTTAAAGTCACCATGAAGTTTCTGTGGAATTCTGAGACAGGAGACTTCCAGAAGCTTGTGGGAGatgcagcagaggaggaggaagaggaggatgatgatgatgatgacagcAATGAGGACTAA
- the AKR7A2 gene encoding aflatoxin B1 aldehyde reductase member 2, whose translation MAVRAVRVARAAMAAVAGGGARPAVVLGAMEMGRRAGPEASAELLRAFLRRRYRLVDTAFMYAGGESERILGTLLAGGTEPVEVATKANPWDGKTLKAESVRSQLDTSLERLQRKSVELFYLHAPDHGTPVEETLRACNELHKEGKFKELGLSNYASWEVAEICTICKYNNWVMPTVYQGMYNATTRQVEAELFPCLRHFGLRFYAYNPLAGGLLTGKYKYEDKDTRQPTGRFFGNDWAQAYRDRYWKKHNFEGIALVEKALKDAYGSTAPSLASAALRWLYHHSKLQGSLGDAVIIGMSNMEQLEQNLNYSEEGPLLPAVVQAFDQAWNLSAHDCPNYFR comes from the exons ATGGCGGTGCGGGCGGTGCGGGTGGCCCGGGCAGCGATGGCGGCGGtggcgggcggcggggcccggcccgCGGTGGTGCTGGGCGCGATGGAGATGGGCCGGCGAGCCGGGCCCGAGGCGAGCGCCGAGCTGCTCCGCGCCTTCCTGCGCCGCCGGTACCGCCTCGTCGACACCGCCTTCATGTACGCAGGCGGAGAGTCCGAGCGCATCCTGGGCACGCTGCTGGCCGGCGGCACCGAGCCCG TGGAAGTGGCCACCAAGGCCAACCCGTGGGACGGGAAGACGCTGAAGGCGGAGAGCGTGCGCTCCCAGCTGGACACgtccctggagaggctgcagaggaAGAGTGTGGAGCTCTTCTACCTCCATGCTCCTGACCACGGCACCCCGGTGGAGGAAACCCTGCGTGCCTGCAACGAGCTGCACAAAGAG GGGAAGTTTAAAGAGCTTGGCCTGTCAAACTACGCCTCATGGGAGGTGGCAGAAATCTGCACCATCTGCAAGTACAACAACTGGGTGATGCCAACTGTGTACCAG GGAATGTACAACGCGACCACGCGCCAGGTGGAGGCCGAGCTGTTCCCCTGCCTCAGGCACTTCGGGCTGCGCTTCTACGCCTACAACCCACTGGCAG ggGGGCTCCTCACCGGCAAGTACAAGTACGAGGACAAGGACACGCGCCAGCCCACCGGCAGGTTTTTTGGGAACGACTGGGCTCAGGCCTACAGGGACAG gTACTGGAAAAAACACAATTTTGAGGGAATTGCACTGGTAGAAAAAGCTCTGAAAGACGCTTATGGCTCCActgcacccagcctggcctctgcTGCTCTGCGCTGGCTCTACCACCACTCCAAACTGCAG GGTTCTCTCGGAGATGCAGTGATCATTGGCATGTCCAacatggagcagctggagcagaacCTCAACTACAGCGAGGAGGGGCCCCTGCTGCCGGCCGTGGTGCAGGCGTTCGACCAGGCCTGGAACCTGAGCGCCCACGACTGCCCCAACTACTTCCGCTAG